The Stieleria maiorica genome includes the window AATCTTGCGGCATTCGACCTGGAGTCCGCAGTCTTTGAATCGTTGGCGTTGTGTGAATACCAGACGCGATCGGTGGTTGAAGACTTGCGTGTCGAGATCCCAGAAGATCTTCCGCGGGCCTACGCCGACCGTGTTCAGATCGAGCAGGTACTGGTCAACTTGATTCGCAACGCCGTCGACGCGATGGACGATCCCGCCGTCGTGAACCGGACGCTCAAGATCACCGCCGTCGCCGACCAGAATTCACTCAAGGTGTCGGTGATCGATTCCGGCCCCGGCATCCCTAAAGAGCGGGCCGAAGAGATCTTTCAAACCTTTGTGACCACCAAAACACATGGGATGGGAATGGGGTTGGCGATCAGTCGCTCGATCATTGAATCGCACCGAGGCAAACTGTACACGATCGATTCTCCCGACGGAGCGTGGTTCGAGTTCACGCTCCCCACCGCGAACGACCATCCTGCAGCACCCTCGTCCTCACAAGGCCTCTCCGAAGTGCCCAAGTCAGATTCGTTGAGTGTTTAATGTTCCCCGAACGCCGCTCACCGCAGCCGGTTCATCTTGAACCGCTGTTGACAGCCCGACCGCAAAATCAAGTGCTGACTACGCCCGGAAAACAGGGGATTTCCATTTCGCGGCATCAAATCCGCTGTCGGCGACGAAGATCTTGCCGGCATTCGAACAAACCGCTTGATCGTCGGCGGTCATGTTTTCGACGGCCGTGGTGATCACCAGCTTCAGTTTCCCGGCGTGCTGAACCAACGCCGGGCACGTGTTCTGGGGTGACAGCGGCGTCCGCCAAACCTTGCGGCACTCTCCGCTGGCCATGTCATACAGTCGGGTTTCCCCGAACGCGGCCGATTGCGGGAGGAACATCGCCACGATCAACCCCATCCCGTCCGGAGTCAAAATCGCTCCGTCGGGAACGGCCGGGTCGGAGGTCAGGTCCAACACGACTTCCGGTGCGGACAAGGTTCCACGATCGATGTCCAAACCATAACGAACGACTTGGCGGGTCGGCGAATCGATGTCGATCAACGACAATCGATCTGCATCCACGATCGTCGCCTTGCCGTTGCTGCAGATCTGGTCGTCACGTAGTCGGATCAGTTTCTGATCACGTCCACGATACAAGTACAACCCGGCCTTCTTGGTCGCGAACTCCAAGTCTTTGGTGCCGAAGATCAAGTTGTCTTCCAACGGCAGTCCATCATTGATGATGGTGTTGGTCACATCCTGATCGATGGTGTCGCAAAAGGGTTTCCAGTCACCCGAGACGACGTCGAAGTACCCCAGCGACCGCTCGCAGCCGACGACAAATCGATTCGGCGTTTGACACGGGAACGCAAACCCCGGTCGCCCGGGCAAATCCTGTGAAACGTTGGCCCCGCTGTCAAAGTCGTAACGGTTCAAACTGCCATGGGTCGCAGATGCGCCGTGCTGAATCCCCACCCAGGAAAAAACGCCCGGGGCAACTTGATAGGGCCCTTCGGGAAGGAATCGCAGGGCGTCCGAATCGGGAACGTTCAGTGGAGTTGCTTCGATGACTTCGGGCACAATCAAACCTCGGCGAATCGCGCGGGCGGGACGGGGAATCTTCGACACCATGGATCGGCACCATACATCGAACACGGCGTGGTGATAAGCATGCCAGCAGATTAGGCGACGCCAAACTCCATCAACAGCATTTTGGGCACGCCGATCCCGACGACATGAATCGTCCCCAGCCAGGGTTTCGCTTCGGAATTCGAAAACCCGTCTTTTTGGGCCACGAAGGTGACGGTCATGTCGGCACGGAAGGTGACGTCCGAGGGGATGCCGGTATCACAGTCCAGCCCGGTCGGCAAATCGATCGCAACTCGCACCCCTCGCCGAGCGTTGGCGACGGTGACCGCGTCGGCATACAGCCCCCGCGGTGCCCCGGTCGCCCCCGTTCCCAGCAGACAGTCCACAACGATTTCGTCGTCCACGAGCAGTTGCTCCAGATCTTCGGCAGACCTGGCAACCTGGATCGGCAACCCGGCTTTCATTGCGATCGCCGCGTTGGCAAACGCGTCGCCGGTTAAACGATCGGTCGGGACCAGTGAGACGATGCGGACCGGGAACCCGAGCAATTCCAGGTGGCGGGCGATGACATAACCGTCGCCCCCGTTGTTTCCCGGACCGCAAAGGATGCAGACGGGGCGTTTGACGTCAGCGCCCGAACCGTGATGCAGGGCAGCGATGTGCTCAGCCGCACCGCGGCCGGCATTCTCCATCAGCACCAATCCGGAGATGCCATAGGTTCCGATCGCGATCTGGTCGACCCGGCGAACGTCCTCTCGTTTCATACCATGCTCCTCGCGCCTTGATTTCCCGTTGCCAAAGCCACGGTGTGGATCAACAATAATGTCGAAACAGAAGAATCATATCGGATCCCAAATGCCGGCGGGAAGCGTCGCGGCCTGTTGATTTAATCAGCCGTTTGGCGCGAGCCGACGGGCGCCAGTGCGTTTTCTTGGTATTGGAGGCCCGTACGCTTGCG containing:
- a CDS encoding SMP-30/gluconolactonase/LRE family protein, which codes for MVSKIPRPARAIRRGLIVPEVIEATPLNVPDSDALRFLPEGPYQVAPGVFSWVGIQHGASATHGSLNRYDFDSGANVSQDLPGRPGFAFPCQTPNRFVVGCERSLGYFDVVSGDWKPFCDTIDQDVTNTIINDGLPLEDNLIFGTKDLEFATKKAGLYLYRGRDQKLIRLRDDQICSNGKATIVDADRLSLIDIDSPTRQVVRYGLDIDRGTLSAPEVVLDLTSDPAVPDGAILTPDGMGLIVAMFLPQSAAFGETRLYDMASGECRKVWRTPLSPQNTCPALVQHAGKLKLVITTAVENMTADDQAVCSNAGKIFVADSGFDAAKWKSPVFRA
- a CDS encoding NAD(P)H-hydrate epimerase — protein: MKREDVRRVDQIAIGTYGISGLVLMENAGRGAAEHIAALHHGSGADVKRPVCILCGPGNNGGDGYVIARHLELLGFPVRIVSLVPTDRLTGDAFANAAIAMKAGLPIQVARSAEDLEQLLVDDEIVVDCLLGTGATGAPRGLYADAVTVANARRGVRVAIDLPTGLDCDTGIPSDVTFRADMTVTFVAQKDGFSNSEAKPWLGTIHVVGIGVPKMLLMEFGVA